Genomic DNA from Vallicoccus soli:
CGTCGACTGACGCCCCAGCGGGTAGCAGAGCACGACGGGTCGTCCGCCCCGCCCCCGCCGACCGCGGGGGCGGGGCGCCGGCCGACGACGGAGCGGAGGACCGGAACGTGATCGTCAAGGCACTGGGCCCCGAGGCCCGCAGCGAGGCGCTCGACCGCATGGCGGCGGAGGAGCTCGACGTCCTCGTCGTGGGCGGCGGTGTGGTGGGGGCCGGCGCCGCCCTCGACGCCGCCACGCGGGGCATGAAGGTGGGGATCGTCGAGGCGCGGGACTGGGCGAGCGGCACGTCGAGCCGCTCGAGCAAGCTCGTTCACGGCGGCCTGCGCTACCTGGAGATGCTCGACTTCGGGCTGGTCCGCGAGGCGCTGCGCGAGCGCGGGCTGATCCTGCAGCGGCTCGCGCCGCACCTGACCCGCCCGGTGCCGTTCCTCTACCCCCTCACCCACCGGGTGTGGGAGCGGCCGTACGTCGCGGCGGGCGTCACCCTCTACGACACGATGGGGCTCGAGGGCGGGGCCTCGCGCGGGGTGCCGCACCACCGGCACCTCACCCGCAGCGGCGCGCTCAAGGTCGCGCCGGCGCTGAAGAAGTCCGCGCTCGTCGGCGCGATCCAGTACTACGACGGGCAGATCGACGACGCCCGGCACACCATGACCCTCGTGCGCACCGCGGTGCAGTACGGCGCCCTGGCCGCCTCGCGCGCCCGCGTCGTGGAGTTCCTCCGCGAGGGGGAGCGGGTCACCGGCGCGCGGGTGCGCGACCTCGAGCACGACCGCACCTTCGACGTGCGGGCGAAGCAGGTCATCAACGCCACCGGCGTCTGGACCGACGAGACGCAGGCGATGGTCGGCGAGCGCGGGCAGTACAAGGTGCGCGCGTCCAAGGGCGTGCACCTCGTCGTCCCGCGCGACCGCATCCAGTCCTCCACCGGGATGATCCTGCGGACCGAGAAGAGCGTCCTGTTCGTCATCCCCTGGGGCCGGCACTGGATCGTCGGCACCACCGACACCGACTGGCAGCTCGACAAGGCCCACCCGGCCGCGTCGACGAACGACATCGACTACATCCTCGAGCACGTCAACAAGGTCCTCGTGACCCCGCTGACCCGCGAGGACGTCGAGGGCGTCTACGCGGGGCTGCGCCCCCTGCTGGCCGGCGAGTCCGACGAGACGTCGAAGCTGTCCCGCGAGCACCTCGTCGCCCACGCGGCGCCGGGGCTGGTCGTCGTGGCCGGCGGCAAGTACACGACGTACCGCGTCATGGCCAAGGACGCCGTGGACGCCGCCGTGCACGCGCTCGACGACCACTTCGGCAAGTGCGTCACCGAGCGGGTCCCGTGCGTCGGGGCCGAGGGCTACGAGGCGGCCTGGAACCGCCGGCACGTCATCGCCGAGGAGTCCGGGCTGCACGTCGCGCGGGTCGAGCACCTGCTCGGGCGCTACGGCTCGCTCATCGACGAGGTCCTCGGCATGATCCGCGAGCAGCCCGCGCTCGGCGAGCCGCTGCCGGGCGCCGAGGACTACCTCAAGGTGGAGATCGCGTACGCCGCGTCGCACGAGGGGGCGCGCCACCTCGACGACGTGCTCGCCCGCCGCACCCACATCTCCATCGAGATGTGGGACCGCGGGGTCAGCGCCGCGCCGCACGCCGCCGAGATCATGGGCTCCGTGCTGGGCTGGAGCGAGGACCAGGTCCGCAACGAGGTCGACCACTACCTCAAGCGGGTGGAGGCCGAGCGGCTCTCGCAGCAGCAGCCCGACGACGAGACCGCGGACTCCGCGCGGCTCGGCGCGCCGGAGATCGTGCCGCTGGCCTAGGGCACCCCACCCCGCGCCGCACCCCCGTCCCGCCCTCGGCGGACGGGGGTGCGGCGCGTCCGGGGGCCGGGGAGGATGCCGTCATGGCACGCACCTCCTGGACCGTGGCGGACGCTCCCGACCTCACCGGCCGGGTCGCCGTCGTGACCGGCGCGACGAGCGGGCTCGGCCTGCAGACCGCCCTCGGGCTGGCCTCGCGGGGTGCGCACGTCGTCATGACCGCCCGCGACGAGGCCCGCGGCGAGGAGGCGGTGCGCCGGGTGACCGGGGCCGTGCCCGGGGCCTCGGTCGCCCTCGGGATGCTCGACCTCGCCGACCTGTCGAGCGTCGCGGACCTGGCTGCGCGGGTCGGCGAGCAGCACCCG
This window encodes:
- a CDS encoding glycerol-3-phosphate dehydrogenase/oxidase, which encodes MAAEELDVLVVGGGVVGAGAALDAATRGMKVGIVEARDWASGTSSRSSKLVHGGLRYLEMLDFGLVREALRERGLILQRLAPHLTRPVPFLYPLTHRVWERPYVAAGVTLYDTMGLEGGASRGVPHHRHLTRSGALKVAPALKKSALVGAIQYYDGQIDDARHTMTLVRTAVQYGALAASRARVVEFLREGERVTGARVRDLEHDRTFDVRAKQVINATGVWTDETQAMVGERGQYKVRASKGVHLVVPRDRIQSSTGMILRTEKSVLFVIPWGRHWIVGTTDTDWQLDKAHPAASTNDIDYILEHVNKVLVTPLTREDVEGVYAGLRPLLAGESDETSKLSREHLVAHAAPGLVVVAGGKYTTYRVMAKDAVDAAVHALDDHFGKCVTERVPCVGAEGYEAAWNRRHVIAEESGLHVARVEHLLGRYGSLIDEVLGMIREQPALGEPLPGAEDYLKVEIAYAASHEGARHLDDVLARRTHISIEMWDRGVSAAPHAAEIMGSVLGWSEDQVRNEVDHYLKRVEAERLSQQQPDDETADSARLGAPEIVPLA